Within the Deltaproteobacteria bacterium GWC2_65_14 genome, the region GCATGATGGTCTACAATATTATTAAATTTTTCCATATCCTGTCCGTCGTCTTCATGTCCGCCCCGCTGTACAACCTCATCGTCGTGAACGAAAGGGTTCTCTTCGGCAAGGCCCCCCTTGCCGTGGACCGGTATTTCGAGAACATCATAAAGGGTGCGGCATCCAGGTGTTATGTCTATCAGCTTTCGGCCCTGGTCACCGGCATCCTGCTTCTGCCCGCCGGTGGAGCGCCTTTGACTGAATTACTGGAAAACCATATTCTCGCAGTCAAGATGGGGTTGCTTTTTGTTCTGACTCTTTTGCTTTCCCTGGTGCATTTCCGCATCCAACCGGCGATCGATAAGCTCCTGGCCGCGGTTACGGGTGACGAGATCCCGGCGGATACCACAGGGGAAATTGCGCCTCTCCGGCTCCGGCGCAAAAGGTTGGCCGCTCTTTGTCTCTTCATCGTCATCATCATTGTTCTTCTCGGGCTCCAGGTCGCAGGGGGGTTCGGTCTTCCGGCGAACGCCTTCCTCTTCGCCCTGGCCGCTCTTTTCTCGTACCGGGTCTACCGGACACCGGTACGATTCGGATGGCTGTAGAATGGACCGGAAAATCTACCTCGATTTCAACGCGAGCACCCCGATCGCGTCTGAAGCGGTGGAGGCGATGCGACCGTTTCTCACCGGCCATTACGGCAACCCCTCGAGCCTCCATTGGGCGGGAGTGCCTGCGAAAGATGCGGTCGAACGGGCGCGGGGTCAGGTGGCGGGGACCCTCGGGTGCGATCCGACGGAGGTGGTCTTCACCAGCGGCGGGAGNNNNNNNNNNGTCGAGCACCCGGCGACGATCGAGCCGTGCCGGTTCCTCGAACGGTCGCTCGGTGCGAAGGTGACGGTCCTGCCGGTTGACCGATACGGCATGGTCGACCCCGACGACGTCCGGAAGGCGATCACCCCGCGTACGATCCTCATCACGGTGATGCATGCGAACAACGAGGTGGGGACGATCGAGCCGGTTCCCGGGATCGCAAAGATTGCGCGGGAGGCGGGGATCCCGTTCCACACCGACGCGGCGCAAACGGTGGGGAAGATCGGGGCCGACGTGGAGGAACTGGGGGTGGACCTGCTGTCGGTCGCCGGCCACAAGGTGAACGCTCCGAAAGGGATCGGGGCGCTCTATATCCGGGAGGGGACGAAGATCGAGCCGTTCGTCCACGGGGCTGGCCACGAGGGAGGCCGACGGGCGGGCACCGAAAACGTCCTCCTCGCCGTGGCGCTGGGAGCCGCCTGCGCGGCGGCCCGCCAGTGGGTCGGTCTGCCGCAGGTCAAGAGGCTCCGTGACCGGTTTTGGGAGGGACTCCGGGAGATCTTCGGCGACGGGGTGACGCTGAACGGACATCCCGAGGAACGGCTGCCAAACACGCTCAACGTGAACTTCGTCGGACACATCGGAGCGGAGGTCCTGGCGGCCCTGCCGGGAGTCGCTGCCTCCACCGGGTCCGCCTGCCACGCAGGGTCGGTCACCCTCTCCCCCGTTCTCGCCGCGATGGGGGTTCCCCCGGGGGAAGGGATGGGCGCGGTACGGTTCAGCCTGGGACGAACCACGACATGGGAGGAGTTGGAGGATGTCCTCCGCCTCTTGAAGGAGATCCGGATCGCCTGACGAGAGAATCGGAAACCGGAACATATTCGGAAGTTTCCGGAGGAGGTCACATGAAGAGCCATCACGATCTTTCCACACGGTGCGTGCATGCGGGGGAGGTGAGAGACGCCGAGGGATCCCCCCATACGCCGATCTACAACACCACCACGTTCGGATTCACGTCCACGGCCGATCTCCTCGACGTGGTGGAAGGGAGGAGGCCGGGGAACCTCTACACCCGGTACGGACTGAACCCGACGATCCGGAGCGTGGAGGTCAAGCTTGCGAGCCTGGAGAATGCGGAGTCGGCGCTCGTGTTCTCCTCAGGTATGGCGGCGGAGGCTGCGCTCTTTTTCGCCCACGGCCGGAAGGGGATCGTCTGCCTGGGGAACGCCTACGGCGGCACCCTGCAGCTGCTCACCGATCAGCTGCCCCTCGTGGGGATCCCGACATTCCTGCTCCAGGGTGAGGAGACAGGGAGGCTGGAGGAGGTTCTGAAACGGGAGAGGCCGGGGCTGGTCTTCTTCGAAACCCCCACGAACCCGACGATGGAGATCTTCGACATCCGGGAGATCTGCGCACTTTCCCACTCGTACGGTGCTCTTGTGGCCGTCGACAACACCTTCGCTTCGCCGATCAACCAGCAGGTGCTGGACCTCGGCGCGGATATCGCCGTTCACAGCGCCACCAAGTATCTGGGAGGGCACAGCGATCTGACGGGAGGGGCTCTCATGGGGCCGAAGGAGCGGATCGAACCGATCGCCCCCTGGCGGAAGAACCTGGGACAGATGATGGCTCCCGAGATTGCCGCCCTCCTGGCGAGGAGCCTGCGGACGCTGCCGATCCGGGTGGAGAGACAGAACAAGTCTGCGCAGGCCGTGGCGGAAGCGATGCGGGAGCACCNNNNNNNNNNNNNNNNNNNNNNNNNNNNNNNNNNNNNNNNNNNNNNNNNNNNNNNNNNNNNNNNNNNNNNNNNNNNNTTCGGGGGGATGCTGACCCTGGAGATCCGGGGGTCGGGACGGGAGGCGACGCAGGTCGTCGACCGCCTCGAGTTGTTCCTCATCGCTCCGAGCCTCGGCGGTCCGGAGAGCCTTGCGACTCAGCCGATGACGACCACGCACTTCGGGCTGACCCCGGAAGAGCGGCGGCGGAGGGGGATCACCGATTCCATGATCCGCTTCTCGATCGGGATGGAGTCGGCCAGGGACCTGGTCGGAGATCTGAAAAATGCGCTGAAAACCGGAGAAGGCTCTTCGTGACCCCGGAAATTTTCCTCACCGGTGTTTCGGGAGCCCTTGGGACAACGAATCGGATGCGTACACGGACGCACCCGGGAAAGGCGCGGATTTCAAGGGAGGCGGGAGATCATGATGGGTACCGGCATGATGGGCGGCGGAATGGGCGGATGGATGGTTTTCAACATGATTTTCTGGCTGCTTCTGGTAGTCGGGCTCGTCTTTCTCGCTGCGTGGATGATCCGGAAGTACGCCACAGGGGGTGGAAGATCCGAGGAGACGGCCTTGGACATCCTGAAGAAACGGTATGCCCGCGGTGAAATCACCCGGGAGGAGTACGAAGAGAAAAAACGGGACATTTCCTGAGGGGAGGGGCCAATGGCGCGGGATCGGTTGCTCATCATCGCGATCGTACTGATCGTCGTCGGGGCGGCAGGCATCCTGGCGACGAGACATGTAGAAACAGAGCGGCAATATCCGCACGGTTTCCTCCCCGGGAGCGGAATGATGCCGATGATGGGCGACGGAGGGATGACGGGCCGTCGGCAGATGAAGGAGATGATGAAGGGAATGATGGGAACCATGCTCCCCCATGGCGTTCCTCCGGGAGACCTCCCCGATCCCGGAAGCCGGGGAGCCGATCTGGTGACCCGGTTCTGCAGTCCATGCCACGACATCCCCAGCCCTTCGTTGCATGCAGCGCAGGAATGGCCGGCCGTGGAAAGCAGAATGTTCGCCCGGATGTCGATGATGTCCGGCATGCCCATGATGCAGGGGATGGGGATGGAGATCCCGTCTCCCGAAGAACGGGAGGCGATCACCGAGTACATGAAGACCCATGCCATGAAGCCCGCGTCTCCGGAAACGTTGCCTCAACCCGAATCAGCGGGGGCCGTTTCCTTCAAAACCGTCTGCTCCCGGTGCCACCCCCTGCCGGACCCGAAGCTCCACACGGCGCAGGAGTGGCCTGCCGTCGTGGACCGGATGCGGAGCCGCGTGAGGGAGATGGGGAGGGAGGCGATGACGGAACAGGAGCGGAGCACGATCGTCTCCTACCTGTCGCGCCATGCGAGGCGCTGACCTCCCGGGCTTCGACGGCGCAACGAGCGTGGTCACAGGGTTTGATCGTTCAAGCGGACGACGAACCCCTGTATGCCCCTGGCAAAGCTCGGCTCTCCCTTGATATACACCGAGTTCCTGACCCCTGCTTTCTTCGCGGAGCGATAGACAGGCTCCAGCCGGAGAATGTTATCGCTGCCGTCCTTCAACAGGATTTCCTTCTCGATGGCGACACCGTCTTCGGGAAGCGCGATGAACAGCCTGTGGACCCCGGCTTTCAGACGAAGATCTTTTCCGAAGAGATACCGGATTCCTTCCCCGGTCTCCTGTGTCCCGGGCTTTCCGGGCTCGATGCCTTCTTCCTTCAGGGTCGCCTTGACCCGAATCGCCTGCCCGTCGATGTTGACCAACAGCATGTAATCGGGGGTGCCGTGGGTCTTGTCGTCGAAAGGGTAATATCCGGGCCGGTGGATCTTCAACGAAGAAACGATGCGGAGATCGGCATGGCCCTTGGGGATCGGTGTCCTTTCCCGCAATTCCTCGAACACGTCCCTCCGGACACCGGCGCTCCGGGACCGGATCATCTCCCCGGTCCCGGTACATCCGGCGATCGTCAGAACCCAAATGAGTAACGCCAGGACGGTCCGCTTTGTCATCGTCGTCTCCTCCTCATATCGTTCAGACGGCCGACTCGCCGCGGTCTCCCGTGCTGATCCGGACGGCCGCCTCCACGTTCGACACGTAGATCTTGCCGTCGCCCCGAAGACCGGTGTGCGCCACCTTTTCGATCGCCGAAACGGTCTGTTCGACGAGATCGTCCCGACAGAAGAGCTCGATTTTCACGTATGGGATGTAATCCACCAGGTCTTCGACGATCCGCTGGGGGGCGTCCCTGGCCTTCCCTCGTCCGAACCCTCTCACGTCCGTCACGCTCATTCCGGTGAGTCCCTCCACCTTCTGAAGTTCCCGGGCGACGGCTGACAATTTGTGGGGCTTGAAGTACGCCTTGACTTCCTTCATGGGTCTTCCTCCTTTCGAGTCAGCGAGAAACGGGCTCCTTCTCCACGCGGATGGCGAACCACCTGTAAATCGCCGGGATGACCAGCAGGGTCAGGGCTGTCGAGGTCACCAGCCCCCCGATCACCACCGTGGCCAGGGGACGTTGCACTTCGCTCCCCGTCCCGTGCGACAGCACCATGGGAACCAGGCCCAGCCCGGCCGCCAGCGCCGTCATCAGAACCGGACGCAGCCGAAGGCACGCCCCCCGGATGCACGTTTCCTCCATGGGGACACCTTCCCGCAGGAGCTGGTTGAGATAGGTCACCAGCACCATCCCGTTGGCGAGAGCGATCCCGAACAGGGCGATGAATCCCACCGAGGCCGGGACGGAGAGGTTCTGGCCGGAAATCCACAGGCCGGTGACGCCGCCCACCAACGCCAGCGGAATGTTGAGAAGGATCAGCAGGGAGTTTTTCAGGGAATGGAACGTCATGAAGAGCAGCAGGAAGACGATGAGGAGAGTGACCGGAACCACCAGCGCCAGGCGCTTGTTGGCCTCCTCCTGCAGCTCGAACTGCCCGCCCCAGTCCACGAAGTATCCCGGGGGGAGTTTCACCCTCGCGTCGATCGCCTTTTGCGATTCCCCGACGAAGGACCCGATGTCCCGCCCGCGCACGTTGCACTGGACCGCGACAAACCTCTGGTTGTTCTCCCGGGTCACCTGTCTGGGACCGACGATCTCCTCGATCTTCGCCAGGTCGCCCAGCGGCACTTTTGCCCCTCCGCGGGCGGGAACCAGGATACGGGAGATCGTTTCCGCGCTGTTCCGATCCTCCGGTTTGTAGCGGACCAGGATGTCGAACCGGGGGATGCCTTCGAAGATCTGCCCGGCCTTCTCCCCCCCCACGGCCGTGCCGATGATGTGCTGGACCTCCCCCACGTTGATCCCGTGGCGCGCGATCGCCTGGCGATCTATGGTGATCCGAAGCTGCGGGGTTCCCGTCACCTGGTCCTTCTGCACGTCCGCAGCCCCCGGCACGGCCCGGATCGCCGCCTCGATTTCCGCGGCCTTCTCCTTGAGGACCTCCATGTCGGGACCGAAGACCTTGATCGCCAGGTCCGCCTTGGTCCCGGTGAGAAGCTCGTCGACCGCNNNNNNNNTGCAAGTGGAGCTCCTCCGGGGTCTTCGCCGTCCTCCACTCCTGCGGGGGCTTCAGGGCGACAAACGCCTCGGCATTGTTCACCGGATCGGCGTGGGCTCCCACCTCCCCTCTCCCGACGCGCGTCACGACCCGGGTAACCTCCGGAAACTTCGTCATGAGCCTTCGCTCGAAACGGGTCATCGACTCCCTCGCCTCCTCCAGGGAGATCGACGGAGCCATCGTCGCGCGGACCAGAAGATCTCCCTCGTTCAGGCGCGGGACGAATTCGGACCCGAGGCGGGTGAAAAGAACGCCCCCGATGGCGAGGAGCGCCAACGCCATCCCGATGGCCGCAACCGGCTTCCCGACGAAGAAGGACACCACGGGCCGGTAGGCGGTCACCAGCCAGCGGACGACGACGAATTCTTTGTGCCCGGAGGAGCCGCCTCCAGGGCGACGCATCAATAGGCTTGCCAGTACTGGCGCCAGCATCACCGCGAAGATCATGGACCCCAACATGGCGAAGGCCATCGTCTGGGCCAGGGGACGGAACGTTTTCCCCTCGACTCCCTGCAGCGTGAACAAGGGCAGGAACACGATCACGATGATCATCAGAGACAGAACGATGGGCCGCGCAACTTCCAGGCAGGCCCGCTGCACGACCCGGGCGACCGGCTCGTCATTCTCTCCGCTCCGGAGCATGCGGTCGACGTTTTCCACCATCACCACCGATCCGTCCACCAGGAGCCCCAGGGCGATGGCCAGGCCGCCCAGGGACATCAGGTTGGCGGAGACGCCGAAGTACCGCATGAGGAGAAAGGAGAAGGCCAGGGAGAATGGGATCGCCGCGAGGACCACGACGCTTGGACGCACCCCCCCGAGCATGGCCAGCTGGATCAGGACGATCAGGATGCCCGCCTCGAAAAGCGCCTTCGTCACGGTCCGGACGCACTTGGCCACCAGGGTGGCCTGGTCGTAATAGGGGACGACCCTGATCCCGGGGGGCAGGACCTTGTTGATCTCTTCCATCCGGGCCTTTACGTCCCGGATGACCGTGGACGTGTTGGTCCCGATGAGCTTCAGGACCATGCCGACCACCGCCTCGCCTTTTCCGTTCATGGTCGCCAGGCCCCGACGAACCTCGCCCCCGATCCTCACGTCGGCGACCTGTTTCAGGAA harbors:
- a CDS encoding transcriptional regulator, translating into MKEVKAYFKPHKLSAVARELQKVEGLTGMSVTDVRGFGRGKARDAPQRIVEDLVDYIPYVKIELFCRDDLVEQTVSAIEKVAHTGLRGDGKIYVSNVEAAVRISTGDRGESAV